From the genome of Primulina eburnea isolate SZY01 chromosome 12, ASM2296580v1, whole genome shotgun sequence, one region includes:
- the LOC140807560 gene encoding protein VERNALIZATION 3-like, with product MPRDRDPLVVGRVIGDVLDPFTRSLGLRVSHGHREVNNGSEFRPSQLLHQPRVEVGGEDLRTFYTLVMVDPDAPSPSDPNLREYLHWLVTDIPETTEATFGNEIVCYESPRPSMGIHRFVFVLFRQLGRQTVYAPGWRQNFNTREFAELYNLGSPVAAVYYNCQRESGSGGRRR from the exons ATGCCTAGAGATAGAGATCCTCTGGTTGTAGGAAGAGTAATAGGCGACGTGTTGGATCCATTCACAAGATCCCTTGGACTCAGAGTTAGTCATGGCCATAGAGAAGTCAACAATGGGAGTGAGTTCAGGCCCTCACAATTGCTCCACCAGCCTAGGGTTGAGGTCGGAGGGGAAGATCTGCGTACCTTCTATACTCTC GTGATGGTGGACCCTGATGCCCCAAGTCCTAGTGATCCGAATCTCAGGGAATACTTGCACTG GTTGGTCACTGATATTCCAGAAACTACAGAAGCTACCTTCG GAAACGAGATAGTGTGCTACGAGAGCCCGCGGCCGTCCATGGGGATCCACAGATTTGTGTTCGTGCTCTTCCGGCAGCTGGGGCGGCAGACAGTGTATGCTCCGGGGTGGCGCCAGAACTTCAACACGAGGGAGTTCGCGGAGCTCTACAATCTTGGCTCTCCGGTGGCTGCTGTCTATTATAACTGTCAGAGGGAGAGTGGCAGTGGTGGAAGgaggagatga